Proteins co-encoded in one Amia ocellicauda isolate fAmiCal2 chromosome 11, fAmiCal2.hap1, whole genome shotgun sequence genomic window:
- the LOC136763045 gene encoding protocadherin alpha-C2 isoform X2, protein MALAGRCCRKKKVPVSFLILLLFCGLASGQIRYSIPEELEDGSAVGDIVLDLGLDLRKLSARRIKITSSNDKRYLDINHSNGKLFVNERIDRETLCVVSSTCFLNLEVVVENPLEVWNVEVEILDVNDNAPQFPRNEYELDISESALPGARFPVESAQDPDVGSNSIRLYRLSPNEHFALDSNTPSSNSKLIELVLKKALDREQNPSHQLILTAVDGGKPAQTGTATINVRVLDSNDNVPVFDSSVYKVSLLENSPRDSLVIKLNATDLDEGSNGEVFYSFSSYTPEKVRQMFSMDPNTGEIRVRSHVDYEETNSYEIYVQAMDKGASAVAVHCKVVVDIIDANDNTPEIVLSSLSSPVREDARPDTVVALISVTDRDSGLNKQVSLEIPPDLPFKIKSFRNYYTLVTAGFLDREVVSVYNITLSATDSGSPPLSSEKTIRVEVADVNDNPPRFEQTSYTMYVNENNAAGALLCTVRALDADVNENAQVSYTILSDNNHGIPVTSYVSINAETGEAYALRSLDYETLREFHFQVKAQDAGIPPMSRVATVYIYVVDQNDHIPEFLHPSPVNGSKSTETIPKNAEAGHLVTKVTAYDADAGQNAWLFYFLQQTTEPGLFKVHQHTGEVRTTRKIIEDNSTTFSMTILVKDNGQPSLSATATVNVAVMEVAPKVLPDPKKSVKENTKLISHVTLYLIIALSATSFVFLVTVTVLAIVRCSTQTGPCCVSPCCVAQKPAPDTSQQPNNNVVLRRDLKVEPHYIEVRGNGSLTKTYCYKTCLTATSGSDTFMFYNTGCPPGTSTVGSDRFFTGQSGQSQVFVRRLSMPNESKPPNADWRYSASLRAGMQSSVHMEESAVLQGAPGVLVQNWPTVSSATGGEPEGGEVSPPVGAGINSNSWTFRYGPGPGHPQALKPGEVPEAFIIPGSPAIISIRQDQPTGDDKSDFITFGKKEETKKKKKKKKGKADKKEKGGNDNSEH, encoded by the exons ATGGCTCTTGCAGGGAGATGTTGCAGGAAAAAAAAGGTGCCTGTTTCTTTCTTGATATTGCTATTATTTTGTGGCCTTGCATCGGGACAAATTCGATATTCTATTCCGGAGGAACTGGAAGACGGGTCTGCTGTGGGGGATATTGTGCTGGATCTGGGACTCGATCTGCGAAAGCTCTCCGCCCGAAGGATTAAGATAACCTCCAGCAACGATAAACGTTATCTGGATATTAATCATAGCAACGGGAAATTGTTTGTGAACGAAAGGATAGACCGAGAGACATTATGCGTGGTTAGCAGCACCTGCTTTCTGAACCTCGAAGTGGTCGTGGAAAACCCATTGGAGGTATGGAATGTGGAAGTGGAAATATTGGATGTGAATGACAATGCGCCGCAGTTCCCCAGAAACGAGTATGAATTGGATATATCAGAGTCTGCTTTACCTGGGGCGCGTTTTCCTGTCGAGAGTGCGCAGGACCCAGACGTGGGCTCTAATTCAATCCGCTTGTACAGACTCAGCCCGAACGAGCATTTTGCGCTCGACTCCAACACGCCCTCGTCGAACAGCAAGCTGATAGAGCTCGTCCTTAAAAAAGCTCTGGACCGGGAGCAAAACCCTTCCCATCAGTTGATTTTGACAGCTGTGGATGGCGGCAAACCAGCACAAACCGGCACTGCTACAATAAACGTGCGGGTCTTAGACTCTAATGACAATGTACCAGTGTTTGACAGTTCGGTCTACAAAGTTAGCCTGTTGGAGAATTCACCCAGGGATTCGTTGGTCATTAAGCTTAACGCCACCGACTTGGATGAAGGCTCAAATGGGGAGGTGTTTTATTCTTTCAGCAGTTACACCCCAGAAAAGGTCAGACAGATGTTCAGTATGGACCCCAACACTGGAGAGATCAGGGTGCGAAGCCATGTGGATTATGAGGAAACCAACTCTTATGAGATTTACGTACAGGCCATGGATAAGGGGGCCTCCGCCGTGGCTGTGCATTGCAAAGTAGTGGTGGATATCATCGATGCCAACGACAACACACCTGAGATAGTGCTGTCCTCCCTCTCCAGCCCTGTGCGTGAAGATGCACGCCCTGACACCGTGGTGGCACTGATCAGCGTGACGGACCGAGACTCCGGCCTCAACAAGCAGGTCAGCCTTGAAATCCCCCCCGACCTCCCTTTCAAGATCAAATCGTTCCGGAACTACTACACCTTAGTCACCGCTGGCTTTCTAGACCGGGAGGTGGTGTCGGTGTACAATATCACCCTCTCAGCCACAGACTCCGGGTCTCCGCCTCTGTCATCCGAGAAAACCATCCGGGTGGAGGTCGCGGACGTTAACGACAACCCGCCCCGTTTCGAGCAGACGTCCTACACCATGTATGTCAACGAAAACAATGCTGCCGGGGCGTTGCTGTGCACGGTCAGGGCCCTGGACGCAGATGTCAATGAGAATGCGCAGGTGTCCTACACCATTCTCAGCGACAACAACCATGGGATACCTGTCACCTCGTATGTGTCCATCAACGCGGAGACTGGGGAAGCCTACGCCCTTCGCTCTCTTGACTATGAGACACTAAGGGAGTTTCACTTCCAGGTTAAAGCACAGGATGCTGGGATCCCTCCAATGAGCAGGGTGGCGACAGTGTACATATATGTGGTGGATCAGAACGACCACATTCCAGAGTTCTTGCACCCCTCGCCTGTTAATGGCTCCAAATCGACAGAGACGATACCAAAGAATGCGGAGGCGGGCCACCTGGTTACGAAGGTGACAGCCTATGACGCTGATGCCGGTCAGAACGCCTGGCTGTTCTACTTCCTGCAGCAGACGACGGAACCCGGCCTTTTCAAAGTGCATCAGCACACGGGGGAGGTCCGAACCACGCGCAAAATAATCGAGGACAACTCCACCACCTTCAGCATGACCATCCTCGTCAAGGACAACGGGCAGCCCTCTCTCTCGGCCACCGCCACCGTTAACGTAGCCGTGATGGAGGTCGCCCCAAAGGTCCTCCCTGACCCCAAGAAATCGGTCAAGGAAAACACCAAACTCATCTCGCATGTGACGCTGTATTTAATCATTGCCCTGAGCGCCACCTCCTTTGTTTTTCTCGTGACTGTGACTGTCCTGGCTATAGTCCGCTGCAGCACCCAGACTGGGCCGTGCTGTGTGAGCCCTTGTTGTGTGGCACAGAAACCGGCTCCTGACACCAGCCAGCAACCCAACAACAATGTTGTGTTGCGTCGTGACTTAAAGGTGGAGCCTCATTATATAGAAGTGAGGGGCAATGGGTCTCTTACTAAGACTTACTGCTATAAGACCTGCCTGACTGCAACGTCAGGGAGTGACACTTTCATGTTTTACAACACTGGTTGCCCACCTGGCACCAGTACTGTAGGTTCAGACAGATTCTTCACTGGCCAGAGTGGACAGAGCCAGGTCTTTGTTCGTAGGCTCAGCATGCCAAATGAG tccaAGCCTCCGAATGCAGACTGGCGCTATTCCGCGTCTTTGAGGGCAGGAATGCAAAG CTCTGTGCACATGGAGGAATCGGCTGTCCTGCAAGGAGCTCCCGGGGTTCTTGTGCAGAACTGGCCCACAGTGTCCAGTGCGACGGGAGGAG AACCTGAAGGCGGGGAGGTCTCCCCCCCAGTCGGCGCGGGCATCAACAGCAACAGTTGGACCTTCAGGTACGGCCCCGGCCCCGGACACCCCCAAGCCCTGAAACCCGGTGAGGTCCCCGAAGCCTTCATCATCCCCGGCTCCCCCGCCATCATCTCCATCCGCCAGGACCAACCCACCGGCGACGACAAGAGCGACTTCATCACCTTCGGCAAGAAAGAGGAGaccaagaaaaagaagaagaagaagaaggggaaGGCCGACAAGAAAGAGAAAGGCGGCAACGACAACAGCGAGCACTAG
- the LOC136763045 gene encoding protocadherin alpha-C2 isoform X1, producing MALAGRCCRKKKVPVSFLILLLFCGLASGQIRYSIPEELEDGSAVGDIVLDLGLDLRKLSARRIKITSSNDKRYLDINHSNGKLFVNERIDRETLCVVSSTCFLNLEVVVENPLEVWNVEVEILDVNDNAPQFPRNEYELDISESALPGARFPVESAQDPDVGSNSIRLYRLSPNEHFALDSNTPSSNSKLIELVLKKALDREQNPSHQLILTAVDGGKPAQTGTATINVRVLDSNDNVPVFDSSVYKVSLLENSPRDSLVIKLNATDLDEGSNGEVFYSFSSYTPEKVRQMFSMDPNTGEIRVRSHVDYEETNSYEIYVQAMDKGASAVAVHCKVVVDIIDANDNTPEIVLSSLSSPVREDARPDTVVALISVTDRDSGLNKQVSLEIPPDLPFKIKSFRNYYTLVTAGFLDREVVSVYNITLSATDSGSPPLSSEKTIRVEVADVNDNPPRFEQTSYTMYVNENNAAGALLCTVRALDADVNENAQVSYTILSDNNHGIPVTSYVSINAETGEAYALRSLDYETLREFHFQVKAQDAGIPPMSRVATVYIYVVDQNDHIPEFLHPSPVNGSKSTETIPKNAEAGHLVTKVTAYDADAGQNAWLFYFLQQTTEPGLFKVHQHTGEVRTTRKIIEDNSTTFSMTILVKDNGQPSLSATATVNVAVMEVAPKVLPDPKKSVKENTKLISHVTLYLIIALSATSFVFLVTVTVLAIVRCSTQTGPCCVSPCCVAQKPAPDTSQQPNNNVVLRRDLKVEPHYIEVRGNGSLTKTYCYKTCLTATSGSDTFMFYNTGCPPGTSTVGSDRFFTGQSGQSQVFVRRLSMPNEVRPDGSLKSKPPNADWRYSASLRAGMQSSVHMEESAVLQGAPGVLVQNWPTVSSATGGEPEGGEVSPPVGAGINSNSWTFRYGPGPGHPQALKPGEVPEAFIIPGSPAIISIRQDQPTGDDKSDFITFGKKEETKKKKKKKKGKADKKEKGGNDNSEH from the exons ATGGCTCTTGCAGGGAGATGTTGCAGGAAAAAAAAGGTGCCTGTTTCTTTCTTGATATTGCTATTATTTTGTGGCCTTGCATCGGGACAAATTCGATATTCTATTCCGGAGGAACTGGAAGACGGGTCTGCTGTGGGGGATATTGTGCTGGATCTGGGACTCGATCTGCGAAAGCTCTCCGCCCGAAGGATTAAGATAACCTCCAGCAACGATAAACGTTATCTGGATATTAATCATAGCAACGGGAAATTGTTTGTGAACGAAAGGATAGACCGAGAGACATTATGCGTGGTTAGCAGCACCTGCTTTCTGAACCTCGAAGTGGTCGTGGAAAACCCATTGGAGGTATGGAATGTGGAAGTGGAAATATTGGATGTGAATGACAATGCGCCGCAGTTCCCCAGAAACGAGTATGAATTGGATATATCAGAGTCTGCTTTACCTGGGGCGCGTTTTCCTGTCGAGAGTGCGCAGGACCCAGACGTGGGCTCTAATTCAATCCGCTTGTACAGACTCAGCCCGAACGAGCATTTTGCGCTCGACTCCAACACGCCCTCGTCGAACAGCAAGCTGATAGAGCTCGTCCTTAAAAAAGCTCTGGACCGGGAGCAAAACCCTTCCCATCAGTTGATTTTGACAGCTGTGGATGGCGGCAAACCAGCACAAACCGGCACTGCTACAATAAACGTGCGGGTCTTAGACTCTAATGACAATGTACCAGTGTTTGACAGTTCGGTCTACAAAGTTAGCCTGTTGGAGAATTCACCCAGGGATTCGTTGGTCATTAAGCTTAACGCCACCGACTTGGATGAAGGCTCAAATGGGGAGGTGTTTTATTCTTTCAGCAGTTACACCCCAGAAAAGGTCAGACAGATGTTCAGTATGGACCCCAACACTGGAGAGATCAGGGTGCGAAGCCATGTGGATTATGAGGAAACCAACTCTTATGAGATTTACGTACAGGCCATGGATAAGGGGGCCTCCGCCGTGGCTGTGCATTGCAAAGTAGTGGTGGATATCATCGATGCCAACGACAACACACCTGAGATAGTGCTGTCCTCCCTCTCCAGCCCTGTGCGTGAAGATGCACGCCCTGACACCGTGGTGGCACTGATCAGCGTGACGGACCGAGACTCCGGCCTCAACAAGCAGGTCAGCCTTGAAATCCCCCCCGACCTCCCTTTCAAGATCAAATCGTTCCGGAACTACTACACCTTAGTCACCGCTGGCTTTCTAGACCGGGAGGTGGTGTCGGTGTACAATATCACCCTCTCAGCCACAGACTCCGGGTCTCCGCCTCTGTCATCCGAGAAAACCATCCGGGTGGAGGTCGCGGACGTTAACGACAACCCGCCCCGTTTCGAGCAGACGTCCTACACCATGTATGTCAACGAAAACAATGCTGCCGGGGCGTTGCTGTGCACGGTCAGGGCCCTGGACGCAGATGTCAATGAGAATGCGCAGGTGTCCTACACCATTCTCAGCGACAACAACCATGGGATACCTGTCACCTCGTATGTGTCCATCAACGCGGAGACTGGGGAAGCCTACGCCCTTCGCTCTCTTGACTATGAGACACTAAGGGAGTTTCACTTCCAGGTTAAAGCACAGGATGCTGGGATCCCTCCAATGAGCAGGGTGGCGACAGTGTACATATATGTGGTGGATCAGAACGACCACATTCCAGAGTTCTTGCACCCCTCGCCTGTTAATGGCTCCAAATCGACAGAGACGATACCAAAGAATGCGGAGGCGGGCCACCTGGTTACGAAGGTGACAGCCTATGACGCTGATGCCGGTCAGAACGCCTGGCTGTTCTACTTCCTGCAGCAGACGACGGAACCCGGCCTTTTCAAAGTGCATCAGCACACGGGGGAGGTCCGAACCACGCGCAAAATAATCGAGGACAACTCCACCACCTTCAGCATGACCATCCTCGTCAAGGACAACGGGCAGCCCTCTCTCTCGGCCACCGCCACCGTTAACGTAGCCGTGATGGAGGTCGCCCCAAAGGTCCTCCCTGACCCCAAGAAATCGGTCAAGGAAAACACCAAACTCATCTCGCATGTGACGCTGTATTTAATCATTGCCCTGAGCGCCACCTCCTTTGTTTTTCTCGTGACTGTGACTGTCCTGGCTATAGTCCGCTGCAGCACCCAGACTGGGCCGTGCTGTGTGAGCCCTTGTTGTGTGGCACAGAAACCGGCTCCTGACACCAGCCAGCAACCCAACAACAATGTTGTGTTGCGTCGTGACTTAAAGGTGGAGCCTCATTATATAGAAGTGAGGGGCAATGGGTCTCTTACTAAGACTTACTGCTATAAGACCTGCCTGACTGCAACGTCAGGGAGTGACACTTTCATGTTTTACAACACTGGTTGCCCACCTGGCACCAGTACTGTAGGTTCAGACAGATTCTTCACTGGCCAGAGTGGACAGAGCCAGGTCTTTGTTCGTAGGCTCAGCATGCCAAATGAGGTGAGACCGGATGGATCACTTAAG tccaAGCCTCCGAATGCAGACTGGCGCTATTCCGCGTCTTTGAGGGCAGGAATGCAAAG CTCTGTGCACATGGAGGAATCGGCTGTCCTGCAAGGAGCTCCCGGGGTTCTTGTGCAGAACTGGCCCACAGTGTCCAGTGCGACGGGAGGAG AACCTGAAGGCGGGGAGGTCTCCCCCCCAGTCGGCGCGGGCATCAACAGCAACAGTTGGACCTTCAGGTACGGCCCCGGCCCCGGACACCCCCAAGCCCTGAAACCCGGTGAGGTCCCCGAAGCCTTCATCATCCCCGGCTCCCCCGCCATCATCTCCATCCGCCAGGACCAACCCACCGGCGACGACAAGAGCGACTTCATCACCTTCGGCAAGAAAGAGGAGaccaagaaaaagaagaagaagaagaaggggaaGGCCGACAAGAAAGAGAAAGGCGGCAACGACAACAGCGAGCACTAG
- the LOC136763045 gene encoding protocadherin alpha-C2 isoform X17 — protein MALAGRCCRKKKVPVSFLILLLFCGLASGQIRYSIPEELEDGSAVGDIVLDLGLDLRKLSARRIKITSSNDKRYLDINHSNGKLFVNERIDRETLCVVSSTCFLNLEVVVENPLEVWNVEVEILDVNDNAPQFPRNEYELDISESALPGARFPVESAQDPDVGSNSIRLYRLSPNEHFALDSNTPSSNSKLIELVLKKALDREQNPSHQLILTAVDGGKPAQTGTATINVRVLDSNDNVPVFDSSVYKVSLLENSPRDSLVIKLNATDLDEGSNGEVFYSFSSYTPEKVRQMFSMDPNTGEIRVRSHVDYEETNSYEIYVQAMDKGASAVAVHCKVVVDIIDANDNTPEIVLSSLSSPVREDARPDTVVALISVTDRDSGLNKQVSLEIPPDLPFKIKSFRNYYTLVTAGFLDREVVSVYNITLSATDSGSPPLSSEKTIRVEVADVNDNPPRFEQTSYTMYVNENNAAGALLCTVRALDADVNENAQVSYTILSDNNHGIPVTSYVSINAETGEAYALRSLDYETLREFHFQVKAQDAGIPPMSRVATVYIYVVDQNDHIPEFLHPSPVNGSKSTETIPKNAEAGHLVTKVTAYDADAGQNAWLFYFLQQTTEPGLFKVHQHTGEVRTTRKIIEDNSTTFSMTILVKDNGQPSLSATATVNVAVMEVAPKVLPDPKKSVKENTKLISHVTLYLIIALSATSFVFLVTVTVLAIVRCSTQTGPCCVSPCCVAQKPAPDTSQQPNNNVVLRRDLKVEPHYIEVRGNGSLTKTYCYKTCLTATSGSDTFMFYNTGCPPGTSTVGSDRFFTGQSGQSQVFVRRLSMPNEVRPDGSLKSKPPNADWRYSASLRAGMQSSVHMEESAVLQGAPGVLVQNWPTVSSATGGVPHCKIYLRK, from the exons ATGGCTCTTGCAGGGAGATGTTGCAGGAAAAAAAAGGTGCCTGTTTCTTTCTTGATATTGCTATTATTTTGTGGCCTTGCATCGGGACAAATTCGATATTCTATTCCGGAGGAACTGGAAGACGGGTCTGCTGTGGGGGATATTGTGCTGGATCTGGGACTCGATCTGCGAAAGCTCTCCGCCCGAAGGATTAAGATAACCTCCAGCAACGATAAACGTTATCTGGATATTAATCATAGCAACGGGAAATTGTTTGTGAACGAAAGGATAGACCGAGAGACATTATGCGTGGTTAGCAGCACCTGCTTTCTGAACCTCGAAGTGGTCGTGGAAAACCCATTGGAGGTATGGAATGTGGAAGTGGAAATATTGGATGTGAATGACAATGCGCCGCAGTTCCCCAGAAACGAGTATGAATTGGATATATCAGAGTCTGCTTTACCTGGGGCGCGTTTTCCTGTCGAGAGTGCGCAGGACCCAGACGTGGGCTCTAATTCAATCCGCTTGTACAGACTCAGCCCGAACGAGCATTTTGCGCTCGACTCCAACACGCCCTCGTCGAACAGCAAGCTGATAGAGCTCGTCCTTAAAAAAGCTCTGGACCGGGAGCAAAACCCTTCCCATCAGTTGATTTTGACAGCTGTGGATGGCGGCAAACCAGCACAAACCGGCACTGCTACAATAAACGTGCGGGTCTTAGACTCTAATGACAATGTACCAGTGTTTGACAGTTCGGTCTACAAAGTTAGCCTGTTGGAGAATTCACCCAGGGATTCGTTGGTCATTAAGCTTAACGCCACCGACTTGGATGAAGGCTCAAATGGGGAGGTGTTTTATTCTTTCAGCAGTTACACCCCAGAAAAGGTCAGACAGATGTTCAGTATGGACCCCAACACTGGAGAGATCAGGGTGCGAAGCCATGTGGATTATGAGGAAACCAACTCTTATGAGATTTACGTACAGGCCATGGATAAGGGGGCCTCCGCCGTGGCTGTGCATTGCAAAGTAGTGGTGGATATCATCGATGCCAACGACAACACACCTGAGATAGTGCTGTCCTCCCTCTCCAGCCCTGTGCGTGAAGATGCACGCCCTGACACCGTGGTGGCACTGATCAGCGTGACGGACCGAGACTCCGGCCTCAACAAGCAGGTCAGCCTTGAAATCCCCCCCGACCTCCCTTTCAAGATCAAATCGTTCCGGAACTACTACACCTTAGTCACCGCTGGCTTTCTAGACCGGGAGGTGGTGTCGGTGTACAATATCACCCTCTCAGCCACAGACTCCGGGTCTCCGCCTCTGTCATCCGAGAAAACCATCCGGGTGGAGGTCGCGGACGTTAACGACAACCCGCCCCGTTTCGAGCAGACGTCCTACACCATGTATGTCAACGAAAACAATGCTGCCGGGGCGTTGCTGTGCACGGTCAGGGCCCTGGACGCAGATGTCAATGAGAATGCGCAGGTGTCCTACACCATTCTCAGCGACAACAACCATGGGATACCTGTCACCTCGTATGTGTCCATCAACGCGGAGACTGGGGAAGCCTACGCCCTTCGCTCTCTTGACTATGAGACACTAAGGGAGTTTCACTTCCAGGTTAAAGCACAGGATGCTGGGATCCCTCCAATGAGCAGGGTGGCGACAGTGTACATATATGTGGTGGATCAGAACGACCACATTCCAGAGTTCTTGCACCCCTCGCCTGTTAATGGCTCCAAATCGACAGAGACGATACCAAAGAATGCGGAGGCGGGCCACCTGGTTACGAAGGTGACAGCCTATGACGCTGATGCCGGTCAGAACGCCTGGCTGTTCTACTTCCTGCAGCAGACGACGGAACCCGGCCTTTTCAAAGTGCATCAGCACACGGGGGAGGTCCGAACCACGCGCAAAATAATCGAGGACAACTCCACCACCTTCAGCATGACCATCCTCGTCAAGGACAACGGGCAGCCCTCTCTCTCGGCCACCGCCACCGTTAACGTAGCCGTGATGGAGGTCGCCCCAAAGGTCCTCCCTGACCCCAAGAAATCGGTCAAGGAAAACACCAAACTCATCTCGCATGTGACGCTGTATTTAATCATTGCCCTGAGCGCCACCTCCTTTGTTTTTCTCGTGACTGTGACTGTCCTGGCTATAGTCCGCTGCAGCACCCAGACTGGGCCGTGCTGTGTGAGCCCTTGTTGTGTGGCACAGAAACCGGCTCCTGACACCAGCCAGCAACCCAACAACAATGTTGTGTTGCGTCGTGACTTAAAGGTGGAGCCTCATTATATAGAAGTGAGGGGCAATGGGTCTCTTACTAAGACTTACTGCTATAAGACCTGCCTGACTGCAACGTCAGGGAGTGACACTTTCATGTTTTACAACACTGGTTGCCCACCTGGCACCAGTACTGTAGGTTCAGACAGATTCTTCACTGGCCAGAGTGGACAGAGCCAGGTCTTTGTTCGTAGGCTCAGCATGCCAAATGAGGTGAGACCGGATGGATCACTTAAG tccaAGCCTCCGAATGCAGACTGGCGCTATTCCGCGTCTTTGAGGGCAGGAATGCAAAG CTCTGTGCACATGGAGGAATCGGCTGTCCTGCAAGGAGCTCCCGGGGTTCTTGTGCAGAACTGGCCCACAGTGTCCAGTGCGACGGGAGGAG TTCCACACTGCAAGATTTATCTCCGGAAATGA